The Ptychodera flava strain L36383 chromosome 3, AS_Pfla_20210202, whole genome shotgun sequence region cacatatatgtgaacctctgtagcaaatttggcacttttgtcatccgtgtaacgatcttgctgttttttgttgctaagccacctgactgagtaatttgcaatattgcaacattcagctatatggcacctaacatttttgagaaatttgaaaaatatgaaaatcaaattatcccaaattaattccaatcgtgttagtgccaaaatttgcgtTTTTACCCatgatttttaattttgattgagtTAGAGATTTGTAGaaagtttatttaaatttgAGCAAActtgtaagtctttcactttcgaggcgcacactaaCTTTAACACAGCTGAagttttaaaaatcgaaaacaaAGGAAAGAGTGTTTAGATTGCCTCAATATATTTGGCGTCACATTTTAGAGGAagtgatttttcttttttctagaGTCACCTGCAATTTCTGATCGCAGTCTTTTTAACATTCTTATCGTTTTGGTCTAGGTTTTGTGAAACTCACTCacattgtatgtattttttgcagtattttttgcGTATTTTAGGACGTTTTATTGTTTGGagtgtttgttttgtgatcaCCATGGGgacgttttgaatttcaaatttgttatAGTGGCTGTCTACGTGCTACACTTataacctttacaaaatacaTCATTGATAATTccatattttcactttgttttgaaaagagCATAAAACtctaaacagaacaaaaatattcacaagaagACACTGTGATTTTGACACACAGGAATACCTATTGTCTATATCTCCTAACAGTGTTGTTGTCTATACCACTTCTATAATGTCGGTTTGTCGAGACAAAATCGCGAATTTATGAGCTGGTTAAATTAAAGTCTCTTTTGAACCAGAACAGAATGTGATCCGTTTAAGCACGTGAGACTTACTTACGTGATCTAGCCAGACAACATTcaatatttcagacaaaatggtCCAAACAGCGGTGTATCAAGAAATGTTCAAGCGTTGCTATATCAGTGTTCATTAGCATtagtatttatcaaaatatctgtcATAATATTGAAGTTGTTACGaatgtaatgatttttttcgttttttcgtGTTCTGGATTAGATTAGGGGTACTATTACGATTACCATCATTGTCCTCACAAATTGACGTTTGTATGCATCGCAGACATATTATGGTCAATGGACACAGGAATAGAAGTGTTCCGGAACACAACAGCTGAGAATGAAAACACTGATCAAGATCGGTATTTGCTTTTCAAATCTGTGCTTAACGCCATGCATTACCTGGCCAAGTTTGTTCTACGCAGCATCATGCCTGGCAGTGGTCCCGTGCTTTTGGAAACCCCATCCATTCGTTTACACTTGGAGAGCGACTCTTTGGAGAAATTCACAAATGGAACGGTAATGATGGGTGACGGCAACGGATTTAGGATACCACCGGCAGAGAACCTGTTCTCCAACTTGTCGTCACTATTTACTGTAGGCAGAGTTGTACGTATAACGCTTAGTTATCATCCCTTCATGGACAAACTCACACACACGTCATTATTTGGATTATATTTTGTGTGCAAATTGTTGCATACTTTTTCTCGTGAACGCAAAAAACACCCTGTTCACTCCCATTCTGAATTTCCCCTAATATGGGCTTAGGGATCCCAATGCGAGATTATAATAACTGATTTGAAAAAGAGAAGTGACACAAACTGAATGCATCGCTTCAAACTAAAAACAATTGAGTATCTGTTGTTTCTAATATTGTGGAATTAAAGCATAAAGTTTAAGCCTTCATCCCATTTCCTTCTCTGGAGGTCCAAGTTGACCATAGAAAACAGTGGTATTAGTTCaagccatggtggtgaaaggttaAAAGAAAATTACTTCATGTATAAGTTTTTAGGAAGATGACAAACCCATCAGTGATTTGAAAGTCAGATacatgacaatatattttcattCACAACAGGTCAGTCGACTAGATAGAAGGTCATTTCAACATGGCAATAAACTAAACGAAAACGATGTGCTGAGTTTGTTCTTCACCGACAGGGAAGGCAATGAAATtcaaggtaaaatatattttcaacgGCTGTTAAGGTAGTAAGCGCTTTTCCTTAAATTTTCCCTTTTTgattcaagaataaaactcaagGGTCATcgagcaaaatttggtactaaaaACAAAGTAGCCAATATTTTCTGCAAATAGCTGAATATTTAACAAAAGGCTAAAATTGTCACAAGTTTCagccattttcattttgatgggccagtaatgctaatttTTGATGATAAGTTATCTATTCCCCAAAGCACGtagatatacacagtattcagcttgtcaactcacaatgtacatgtgtaaactgcattgttattgttgacaaatgacttctggtccggactgaaattcaaatgtaaacaataacagtgtattttacacatacagagactatgttgacaagctaaatagtgtgTGTTTCCACATTCTTTTAGAAATATAAAAACTTGTAATTgatgttcaaaataaaaatactaatgaaaaatatgtaaacagtTATCATTACCGCCCtttaataacattttcatgGTTGTGTTCTCTTTATTAAGTGAATAACACGACTGAAGATATCCACGTCATAATCGCCAGCGATCATCCAGCACCTGAGAAACACGTGTTGATCGAAGGTTTATACCTTGAAGACGACGATGTAACATATTTCGGTTTAGAAATTAACGTGAGTATATACCAAAGTATACCCCGTCGGAAATTACAATGTTCGATGCTAAAagtagagcgttataaataataacacaaataacTTCATGTAGAAGTTATGATTGTCGCCTATATTATTGCTTTgtaattgaattaatttgtatatatatatatatatatatatatatatatatatatatatatatatatatatatatatatatatataatatattatatatatattgcaggatgcatgaaacttaagtaacagatatatttactttgtacttgaagtaattttgtgttatataatatatatatatatatatatatatatatatatataatatatatatatatatatatatatatatatatatatatatatatatatatatataatgatctGTCTACATCTTCTCGGAAAACTCGAGTGAAGTGATGCATATTTATCCTTTTTTGTCTGCTTTCGATGACTTTATGGTCTTGCTCTAAAATTACTCGACAAATGTTAATGTTCTTACATATTTGCTAACAATATACATTTCAATTTACCTTATGCAGATTACAAGGTTGTACCACGCAGTTCTTATTGACATCGAAATCTCCGATGCTATTTATGGAAATACTACGGCATACATCTTTGATGATATTGTCGAGTACTCCAGTGAATACCAAGGGTACTTATTTTCGATCGATGTCACCTTTGAAGGCAAACATTCACATCTCTTCATCCCTGAGTACACTATTTTGAAGACTGGAGAATATTACTTGACGTTTACAGTTCCAAAGAGTAAGTTGCTAAGGTCTTTCCAgatataagagagagagagagagagagagagagagagagagagagagagagagagagagtgagagtgTGCGGGGACATTTACTGCATAGCAGTACTAACGAAAATAATCaaatgcgtgcgtgagtgcttcacgaactctacaacgtgtggagcggtctcagtcacaaaaatgtaacaacttagccggctattgaaccacttttttgggagagtggagatttagccaagcggttctctctgtggcctctccgctgggcgactgatgccgtatgttgtgggttcgaacccgattgaaaactataaaTATAGTCCACTGCCTGAAATTACAAAACAGCAATAGCGACATTTGATATGCAGCATACACAATATCCGTCTATgggaaatatatattatatgtcaaGGATATCAATGGGCTGCAGTAAATGTTATCTTAGGTCATTTAATTGGCGGGGGGGTAAGCATCGTCGTTGCTATTCCATGCAATAATTTGTAATGTATAAATGTCGTTTCAATTTCGTGTCGGTTTTCCATATATCAAGTCTTAGAACAGACCTGCagattaaattttacaatagtACGGGTAAAACTTTACAACCCGTACATTTTGATGAAAGGATGACACCATATATAATATGGTAGCACCATATATAATGTAATATAccaaatttatcatacatgctatgcctgtatttcCATTGTCCTATTGTTCTGAGAGTACTCATATCAACACgtatttaacatgttaaaatagaaatatattttcactgtaaccggaACTGCTTCCAGCTAAGCGTACGCGTAGGTATATTCATGTGTGTAAAACAGCTGAGTGGACAGATCTAGTGAC contains the following coding sequences:
- the LOC139125016 gene encoding polycystin-1-like protein 3, which translates into the protein MQITRLYHAVLIDIEISDAIYGNTTAYIFDDIVEYSSEYQGYLFSIDVTFEGKHSHLFIPEYTILKTGEYYLTFTVPKRYDVKLSTSIKHIICGYLDEVSDTWQSDGCKVSASATNMTSTVCLCNHLTSFSPRDYTDNTELNV